A DNA window from Blastocatellia bacterium contains the following coding sequences:
- a CDS encoding acetylornithine transaminase, which translates to MSEHVRQLEDRFQLPTYKKFPLVIERGDDVWLLTDQGERYLDLYGGHAVAVTGHCHRRVVAAIQRQVEKLIFYSNLVYNDARAEAVQKLIEIAPVGLSKVFFVNSGAEANENAIKLARKLTGRTGIISFEGGFHGRTMAALSATGSSKYHKGIAPLVPDHHHVPFGDLQAVAAKMNETVAGVLLEPIQSMAGVRMASAEFYQGLRRLCNQYGALLIYDEVQTGMGRTGEFFFAPRWGVTPDIMTLAKGIASGVPMGAVLVTEAIASRVGYGDFGTTFGGGPLACAALTATLEVIAQEQLLDNVRQQSRYLMERCQALSSVEQITGLGFLLGIRFKQPAAAFQQGLLQRRILTGLADDPHVLRVLPPLTLRQPEIDLFINALSQVEEELL; encoded by the coding sequence ATGAGCGAACACGTGCGTCAGCTTGAAGACCGCTTTCAACTGCCGACCTACAAGAAATTCCCTCTGGTCATCGAGCGTGGCGATGATGTGTGGCTGTTGACCGATCAGGGGGAGCGTTATTTGGACTTGTATGGCGGCCATGCCGTCGCTGTTACTGGTCATTGCCATCGGCGGGTTGTGGCCGCGATTCAGCGGCAGGTGGAAAAACTGATTTTCTACTCAAACCTGGTTTACAACGACGCTCGCGCTGAAGCGGTTCAGAAACTGATTGAGATTGCCCCCGTCGGATTGAGCAAAGTCTTTTTTGTGAACTCGGGCGCTGAGGCCAATGAAAACGCGATCAAGCTGGCGCGAAAACTGACCGGCCGAACAGGCATCATCTCGTTTGAAGGCGGTTTTCACGGGCGAACGATGGCGGCGCTGAGCGCTACCGGCTCAAGCAAATATCACAAGGGCATTGCCCCGCTCGTGCCTGATCACCATCACGTTCCGTTTGGCGATTTGCAGGCCGTCGCCGCCAAGATGAATGAGACCGTGGCCGGCGTTCTTCTGGAGCCGATTCAAAGCATGGCTGGCGTTCGCATGGCGTCAGCCGAGTTCTACCAAGGATTGCGGCGGCTGTGTAATCAATATGGCGCGCTGTTGATCTACGATGAGGTCCAGACCGGCATGGGGCGCACCGGCGAATTTTTCTTTGCGCCACGCTGGGGCGTCACGCCCGACATTATGACATTGGCCAAAGGCATCGCCAGCGGCGTGCCGATGGGCGCCGTGCTGGTCACCGAGGCCATCGCGTCGCGCGTCGGCTATGGCGACTTTGGAACGACGTTTGGTGGCGGGCCGCTGGCTTGCGCGGCGTTGACGGCCACACTTGAGGTCATCGCGCAGGAACAATTGTTGGACAACGTGCGCCAGCAGAGCCGTTACTTGATGGAACGCTGTCAAGCACTGTCCAGCGTTGAGCAGATCACCGGGCTGGGATTCCTTTTAGGAATTCGCTTCAAGCAACCGGCAGCGGCGTTCCAGCAAGGCTTGCTCCAGCGTCGTATCCTCACCGGATTGGCCGATGACCCGCATGTGTTGCGGGTGTTGCCGCCGCTGACGCTTCGTCAACCAGAGATTGATCTCTTCATCAATGCCCTGTCACAGGTAGAGGAGGAGTTGCTATGA
- the accD gene encoding acetyl-CoA carboxylase, carboxyltransferase subunit beta yields MPLFKRKERLQRIEPSHERTVKTEGVFIKCEGCQAILYRKDVEENLRVCTKCGYHFKVSARQRLAMLFDAGQYVELNSNLASTDPLKFVDKKSYRQRLAEMQKSVGLLDAVITGEGRVGGYRTIISAMEYNFIGGSMGSVVGENITRAIESAIERRAALIIVSCSGGARMMEGVYSLMQLAKISAALARLDEARLPYISVLTDPTTGGVTASFAMLGDLNIAEPGALIGFAGPRVIEQTIRQKLPEGFQRAEFLLKHGMLDAVVKRQELRSYLIQALGFMMDGRP; encoded by the coding sequence ATGCCGTTATTCAAACGAAAGGAACGACTGCAACGCATTGAGCCGTCACACGAGCGCACGGTGAAGACCGAAGGTGTCTTCATCAAGTGTGAAGGTTGTCAGGCCATCCTCTACCGCAAAGATGTGGAGGAGAACCTGCGCGTGTGCACCAAATGCGGGTATCACTTCAAGGTGAGCGCACGACAACGCTTGGCTATGTTGTTTGACGCGGGTCAATACGTTGAACTCAACAGCAACTTGGCTTCCACCGACCCGCTTAAGTTTGTTGACAAAAAGAGCTATCGGCAGCGGCTCGCAGAGATGCAAAAAAGCGTCGGCTTACTGGATGCCGTCATTACCGGCGAAGGGCGGGTTGGCGGCTATCGGACGATTATCTCAGCCATGGAATATAACTTCATTGGCGGCAGCATGGGCTCGGTTGTTGGCGAGAACATCACACGGGCGATTGAGTCAGCGATTGAACGGCGCGCGGCGCTGATCATCGTCTCCTGCTCAGGCGGCGCTCGCATGATGGAAGGTGTGTATAGCCTGATGCAACTGGCCAAAATTTCTGCCGCCTTAGCTCGGCTCGATGAGGCACGATTGCCCTACATCTCGGTGCTGACAGACCCGACCACCGGCGGCGTCACTGCCAGCTTTGCCATGTTAGGTGATTTGAATATTGCTGAGCCGGGCGCGCTGATTGGGTTTGCCGGACCGCGCGTCATCGAACAGACGATCCGCCAGAAACTCCCCGAAGGCTTTCAACGCGCCGAGTTTTTGCTGAAGCACGGCATGCTCGATGCAGTCGTCAAACGTCAGGAACTACGCTCCTACCTGATTCAGGCGCTCGGCTTCATGATGGATGGGCGGCCGTGA
- a CDS encoding N-acetylornithine carbamoyltransferase: MKQATDFAQAAPPILASLKGRSFLATTDFSRPELSALLDLAIQHKHGWITPGLPLAGKSVALVFFNPSLRTRASMIVAIQQLGGVPVVLDVGQGTWSLEYREGVVMDGDKTEHIKEAAAVLGTYVHAIGVRSFPRMQDYDEDKAELVINAFKRYSHVPILNLESSMHHPLQGLADVMTIKEKFGTVDQRKVVLTWAYHPKPLPMAVPNTFALVTAQYGMDLTIAHPPEYELDPDIMAEVQRQAALNQSRVRVVHDMAEACRGAEVVYAKSWGSRHYYGRLDEERQMRQQYKHWIVTPEIMARTNNGYFMHCLPVRRNVVVADEVLDSPRSIVVHQASNRLHIQKTLLSLLLQ, translated from the coding sequence ATGAAACAGGCCACCGATTTTGCGCAAGCGGCGCCGCCGATACTGGCGTCGTTGAAAGGTCGTTCATTTCTGGCGACAACCGATTTTAGTCGTCCTGAATTGTCGGCGCTGTTGGACCTGGCCATTCAACACAAGCATGGATGGATCACGCCTGGACTGCCACTGGCCGGCAAAAGTGTGGCGTTGGTCTTCTTCAATCCATCGCTGCGAACGCGCGCTTCGATGATTGTGGCGATTCAGCAATTGGGCGGCGTGCCGGTCGTGCTTGACGTTGGCCAAGGCACATGGTCGCTGGAATACCGTGAGGGTGTGGTCATGGACGGCGACAAAACCGAACACATCAAAGAAGCGGCAGCGGTGCTCGGCACGTATGTCCACGCCATCGGAGTGCGGTCGTTTCCGCGGATGCAGGATTATGACGAAGACAAAGCGGAGTTGGTCATCAACGCCTTCAAGCGCTACAGCCACGTCCCGATTCTCAATCTCGAATCAAGCATGCACCATCCCTTGCAGGGGCTGGCTGATGTGATGACGATCAAGGAGAAGTTCGGCACGGTTGACCAGCGCAAAGTCGTATTGACGTGGGCTTATCATCCCAAGCCGCTGCCGATGGCCGTGCCTAACACCTTCGCGCTGGTCACGGCGCAATATGGCATGGACCTGACGATTGCTCATCCACCGGAATACGAACTCGATCCGGACATCATGGCTGAAGTCCAGCGACAGGCCGCGCTCAATCAGAGTCGCGTCCGCGTCGTGCATGATATGGCCGAAGCCTGCCGGGGCGCTGAGGTCGTCTATGCCAAGAGCTGGGGCAGCCGACATTACTATGGGCGCCTGGACGAAGAACGGCAGATGCGACAACAATACAAACACTGGATCGTCACACCTGAGATCATGGCACGAACCAATAACGGCTACTTCATGCACTGTCTGCCGGTGCGGCGCAACGTCGTCGTCGCCGATGAGGTCTTGGATAGCCCGCGCTCAATCGTTGTGCATCAGGCCTCAAACCGATTGCACATTCAAAAAACGCTCCTCTCATTGTTGTTGCAGTGA
- a CDS encoding bifunctional folylpolyglutamate synthase/dihydrofolate synthase encodes MNYQQIVDYLIRRGNELVTADFRLERMQRLLTCLGQPQDAVPSIIVAGTNGKGSVSAMMESVLRQAGWRTGLYTSPHLVSICERIQVGGRLITPEEFAAHASRVWEVGSTLVSRGELSSMPTFFEHVTAVGFLHFCQQRVDVAVLEVGLGGRLDATNVAPSFMALISQIDFDHQDILGDTIEAIAREKSGVIKNSTKAVVVAPQRPAASSVIEQRCQLFGLQPQWTQHLRERVCVDQIDADGCVRFSLRTDEREYRGIRLSLPGDHQIENAVVVIRAAEMLNQLGICVPADAVIAGLQVVQWPGRLEWLVPFQSSTDAGLNGGRRASSNGGRGRPAILLDGAHNRAGAVALRSFLERFLSVPITFVFGVMRDKQIAEMAQLLFPPARHVILTRVENERSADPDEIEPLVSPFCRHVLTTRTVEQAMRQALALTPPNGLICVAGSLYLVGAVKQLWPTVSRRLAAIGRSSPALAPHVSEV; translated from the coding sequence GTGAACTATCAGCAAATCGTTGACTATTTGATTCGACGTGGCAACGAGCTTGTCACGGCCGATTTTCGCCTGGAGCGCATGCAGCGGTTGTTAACCTGCTTAGGTCAACCGCAGGACGCTGTGCCCTCGATCATCGTTGCCGGCACAAACGGCAAAGGTTCTGTCTCAGCCATGATGGAATCGGTGCTGCGCCAGGCTGGATGGCGAACGGGATTATACACATCGCCTCATCTGGTCAGCATCTGCGAGCGCATTCAAGTGGGTGGCCGACTCATTACGCCGGAAGAGTTTGCCGCGCACGCATCGCGTGTGTGGGAGGTTGGCTCAACGTTAGTCTCGCGCGGTGAATTGAGTTCGATGCCGACTTTCTTTGAACACGTGACGGCGGTGGGCTTTTTACATTTTTGCCAACAGCGTGTAGACGTTGCCGTGTTGGAAGTGGGTTTGGGCGGCCGGCTTGATGCCACGAACGTCGCTCCTTCATTCATGGCTCTGATCAGTCAGATTGATTTCGATCATCAAGACATTTTGGGGGACACGATTGAGGCCATTGCCAGAGAGAAGAGTGGCGTCATCAAAAATTCGACGAAGGCTGTCGTCGTCGCGCCGCAGCGGCCGGCCGCCAGCTCAGTCATCGAGCAACGTTGTCAACTGTTTGGGCTCCAGCCTCAATGGACACAGCATCTCAGAGAGCGTGTCTGTGTGGATCAAATTGACGCCGATGGGTGTGTCCGGTTCAGTCTTCGCACCGACGAGCGCGAGTATCGCGGCATTCGATTGAGCCTGCCGGGCGATCATCAGATTGAGAACGCCGTTGTGGTGATTCGCGCCGCTGAGATGCTGAACCAATTAGGAATTTGCGTGCCCGCGGATGCCGTGATTGCTGGTTTGCAAGTAGTGCAGTGGCCTGGACGGTTGGAGTGGCTCGTCCCATTTCAATCCTCAACAGACGCCGGACTGAACGGCGGGCGTCGCGCTTCATCCAATGGCGGTCGAGGCCGACCTGCGATTCTGCTGGACGGCGCTCATAATCGAGCCGGCGCGGTGGCGCTGCGCAGCTTCTTAGAGCGTTTCTTGTCTGTGCCCATCACCTTTGTGTTCGGCGTGATGCGCGATAAACAGATTGCAGAGATGGCTCAACTGCTATTTCCGCCGGCACGCCATGTGATCTTGACGCGTGTGGAGAATGAGCGGTCGGCAGACCCAGATGAGATTGAGCCGCTTGTATCGCCGTTTTGCCGCCACGTTCTGACCACGCGAACTGTTGAGCAGGCGATGCGGCAGGCGCTAGCTCTGACGCCACCCAATGGCCTGATTTGTGTGGCCGGTTCACTCTATCTGGTTGGCGCCGTCAAACAGCTCTGGCCAACGGTCAGTCGCCGACTCGCGGCCATTGGCCGTTCATCGCCGGCGCTCGCCCCTCATGTGTCTGAAGTCTAA
- the argB gene encoding acetylglutamate kinase, whose product MDSKQLDLLREALPYIQRFKGKTFVIKLSGHVTEEPSILESLAEEIALCHQVGFRMLVVHGGGKQLTELAERLGVPQTIINGRRITDSSTLEIAKMVFAGKINTDILSVLRRLGVPTVGLSGLDGNIIRARRREIQRIVNRETGAVQLVDYGHVGDIVEIDAQLLRLLLNHGYVPVISSLGADDEGNVYNINADTIAAEIAVSLQAEKLVNMTNVDGIYRDVNDPHSKISRLTLAEAEQLVESACIGAGMIPKLASVISLLRRGVKSAHIINGSRRNALLQEVFTDEGMGTMITS is encoded by the coding sequence ATGGATAGCAAACAACTTGATCTGCTCCGGGAAGCGCTTCCCTATATCCAACGATTCAAAGGAAAGACGTTTGTCATTAAACTGAGCGGGCATGTCACCGAAGAGCCGAGCATTCTCGAATCGTTGGCCGAAGAGATTGCGCTGTGCCATCAGGTCGGCTTCCGCATGCTCGTGGTGCATGGCGGCGGCAAGCAACTGACCGAACTGGCTGAACGGCTCGGCGTGCCTCAAACCATCATCAATGGTCGCCGCATCACTGATAGCAGCACATTGGAAATTGCGAAGATGGTCTTCGCTGGCAAGATCAACACAGACATCTTATCGGTGCTGCGTCGGCTGGGCGTGCCAACGGTCGGGCTCTCCGGGCTCGATGGCAACATTATTCGCGCGCGGCGCCGCGAGATTCAACGGATCGTCAACCGCGAAACGGGCGCCGTTCAACTGGTAGATTACGGTCATGTGGGAGACATAGTCGAGATTGACGCGCAGTTACTTCGACTCTTACTCAATCATGGCTATGTCCCTGTCATCTCATCGCTCGGCGCTGACGATGAAGGGAATGTCTACAACATCAATGCTGATACCATTGCGGCTGAAATTGCCGTCTCGCTTCAGGCGGAAAAGCTCGTCAACATGACGAACGTGGATGGGATTTATCGTGACGTGAACGACCCACATAGTAAGATTTCGCGATTGACGCTGGCCGAAGCTGAACAACTGGTCGAGTCAGCGTGCATTGGCGCGGGCATGATTCCGAAGCTGGCATCGGTCATTTCGCTGCTGCGTCGAGGCGTCAAAAGCGCGCATATCATCAACGGCTCTCGACGCAATGCGCTGCTGCAAGAAGTCTTCACCGACGAAGGCATGGGCACGATGATCACGTCGTAG
- a CDS encoding LD-carboxypeptidase, with the protein MMTKPPRLQLGNTIGVVAPASNIQPALLEAGIRELERLGFRTKFFDSIFDKWRYTAGSDERRAGELNAMFADPDVNAIIAARGGYGTVRLLPLLDRDVIRANPKIFMGYSDISTLLIYFQRMFHWVTFHGPMITREFAGGSPYYDGDLLDRVLCRAEPAGNVDTSGTQILRGGIAQGRLVGGCLPMVTCSLATEYELDTRDTILFLEDYASKPYQIDRMLTHLRLAGKLEHVRGLIFGEMTDCVQHPDQGYTIIEVIHSCLEGLSVPVLFGLRSGHSDVGNLVLPLGVQVRLDCSGAQAVLSIEEAAVS; encoded by the coding sequence ATGATGACGAAACCGCCTCGATTACAACTGGGCAACACTATCGGCGTTGTCGCTCCAGCCAGCAATATCCAGCCGGCGCTATTGGAGGCTGGCATCCGCGAATTGGAGCGATTGGGGTTCCGGACAAAATTTTTCGATTCCATCTTCGATAAATGGCGGTATACGGCTGGCTCGGACGAGCGGCGCGCAGGAGAGTTGAACGCGATGTTTGCTGATCCTGACGTCAACGCCATCATTGCGGCGCGAGGCGGGTATGGTACAGTGCGGTTGTTGCCCTTGCTGGATCGGGATGTGATTCGGGCCAATCCCAAAATTTTCATGGGCTACAGCGACATCAGCACGTTATTGATCTACTTTCAGCGCATGTTCCATTGGGTTACGTTTCATGGGCCGATGATCACACGTGAATTTGCCGGCGGCAGCCCTTATTACGATGGGGATTTGCTGGATCGCGTGCTATGTCGCGCCGAGCCTGCCGGTAACGTTGATACAAGCGGCACACAGATTCTGCGCGGCGGCATAGCGCAAGGCCGACTCGTTGGCGGCTGCTTGCCGATGGTCACATGTAGCCTGGCAACAGAATACGAGCTTGATACCCGCGATACGATTTTGTTTCTCGAAGATTATGCCTCCAAGCCATATCAAATTGACCGCATGCTGACCCATTTGCGACTAGCTGGCAAATTGGAGCACGTGCGCGGGCTGATCTTCGGTGAGATGACCGATTGCGTGCAGCATCCTGACCAAGGTTATACCATCATTGAGGTGATTCACTCGTGCCTTGAAGGATTGTCTGTGCCGGTCCTGTTTGGCTTGCGCTCCGGACATAGCGACGTGGGTAATCTGGTACTGCCCTTGGGCGTTCAGGTGCGACTGGATTGTTCAGGCGCGCAGGCTGTGCTCTCCATCGAAGAAGCGGCTGTCAGTTGA
- a CDS encoding carboxypeptidase-like regulatory domain-containing protein, which translates to MSKRNQRIAWPIVAVLSVMLSVSSTMGMQQPKGRISGTVVSDRGRPVKFATVQLYLESPSTHGEATPSTVTDRKGKFVLDNLRPGVYRLQVYQVGYLGTQSGGDSSMQLTLEEGQEITDLHIELTSGGAITGKVTDEDGDPLVNVSVTAWQKDQQGYLRQVNQAQTDDRGVYRIFGLPAGEYVMSCHVPQNMSRQASYGVLYYPDAILQKEATVLSLSSGSELTGIDFQLQSNRGVTLTGKVTIGSSGQPVAGLHLTLYGEQLSLSTMTGPDGQYEFTDLPPGRFYLQSFPTTQNVTPIQQQINVASKGTVQHDIQLPEGGQIVGRIELIGGRPISHPDQIYATIELTPTNPQVPSGIGSLRIKIEPDGTFILGGLPSARVRFTAQAINHRYFLQGVYRGDVELPRNEVLVEAGKKLSNIRLVFSDQVGTVRGHVRQSDGQSTSYQVILVPADPALWADQRNYRFGWSDGQQPFHIEGVPAGRYLVFTIDGTVGFGGESWVRKYRSRAGDLSVRAGEIEDIEVTPLEIHKR; encoded by the coding sequence ATGAGCAAACGCAATCAGCGCATAGCCTGGCCTATCGTCGCAGTGTTATCGGTGATGCTCAGTGTCAGTTCGACGATGGGCATGCAACAGCCCAAAGGCCGGATTTCCGGCACCGTCGTCTCAGACCGGGGGCGACCGGTCAAGTTTGCCACCGTGCAACTGTATTTGGAGTCGCCGTCCACGCATGGCGAGGCCACTCCCAGTACGGTGACCGACCGAAAAGGCAAATTCGTGCTAGATAATCTGCGGCCCGGTGTCTATCGCCTGCAAGTCTATCAAGTGGGATACCTCGGCACTCAATCCGGGGGCGACTCCTCCATGCAGCTCACGCTGGAGGAAGGGCAAGAGATCACCGACCTACACATCGAGCTGACCAGCGGCGGCGCCATCACCGGCAAAGTGACCGATGAAGACGGTGATCCGCTCGTCAATGTATCGGTCACCGCGTGGCAAAAAGATCAACAGGGCTACCTGCGCCAGGTCAATCAAGCACAAACGGACGATCGCGGTGTCTACCGCATTTTCGGACTGCCGGCAGGTGAATACGTGATGAGTTGTCATGTGCCGCAGAATATGAGTCGGCAGGCGTCTTACGGCGTGCTCTATTATCCCGACGCGATCCTGCAGAAAGAAGCGACCGTGCTTTCATTGAGCAGCGGCAGTGAATTAACAGGCATTGATTTTCAACTCCAATCCAATCGTGGCGTGACGTTGACCGGCAAGGTGACCATCGGCTCGTCAGGTCAGCCGGTCGCCGGTCTTCATCTCACGCTGTATGGCGAGCAGCTCTCGTTGAGCACAATGACCGGACCTGACGGCCAGTATGAATTCACTGATCTGCCGCCCGGACGGTTCTACTTGCAGAGTTTTCCCACCACACAGAACGTCACGCCGATCCAACAACAAATAAACGTCGCCTCCAAAGGGACAGTCCAACATGACATTCAATTGCCGGAAGGCGGCCAGATTGTTGGTCGCATCGAGCTGATCGGTGGCCGTCCCATCAGTCACCCCGATCAGATTTATGCCACCATTGAACTAACGCCGACCAATCCACAGGTACCATCGGGCATTGGTTCGCTGCGGATCAAGATCGAGCCTGATGGAACGTTTATCCTCGGCGGGCTGCCATCGGCCCGCGTGCGGTTTACAGCGCAGGCCATCAATCACAGGTACTTCTTGCAAGGCGTCTATCGTGGGGACGTCGAATTGCCGCGCAACGAGGTGTTGGTGGAAGCCGGCAAGAAGCTTTCTAATATTCGGTTGGTCTTTTCCGACCAGGTCGGAACTGTTCGCGGCCATGTTCGTCAGTCTGATGGGCAGTCTACGTCGTATCAGGTGATCTTGGTTCCCGCCGATCCTGCATTGTGGGCCGATCAGCGAAACTATCGCTTCGGCTGGAGCGATGGTCAGCAACCGTTTCATATCGAAGGCGTGCCTGCCGGTCGCTACTTAGTCTTCACGATTGATGGCACGGTCGGATTCGGCGGCGAATCCTGGGTACGGAAATACCGTTCGCGGGCCGGCGACCTCAGCGTGCGGGCTGGAGAAATTGAGGACATCGAAGTCACGCCCCTGGAGATACACAAGCGGTGA
- the argC gene encoding N-acetyl-gamma-glutamyl-phosphate reductase yields MVKISVGILGGSGYGGSELLRILLFHPNVEVKLVTAHEHAGKRVDQVHPNLRRLTDLVFTETVITDRLNELDCLFLGLPHGESMKLVPRLPASVKIIDLGGDFRLNDAALFEQHYGQAHTAIAQQKEFVYGLSELHARQIAKARCVANPGCFATATLLGLAPLVAHRLLRGKIIVDAKTGSSGSGAKPTANTHHPKRVNSFFAYKTFAHQHRPEIVQTLRSLDPQWQDGLIFQTHSAPMVRGIFASIYATLQTPMRAGHIGDVMSRYYRDCFFVRLIDGSPDVNWVKNTNFVDIGWAVSGDDLIVFVAIDNLVKGAAGQAVQNMNLMFGLEEQTGLIWPGSHP; encoded by the coding sequence ATGGTTAAAATCAGCGTAGGCATTCTGGGTGGGTCAGGCTACGGCGGCAGCGAGCTGTTGAGGATTTTATTGTTTCATCCCAACGTTGAAGTCAAGCTGGTCACCGCGCACGAGCACGCGGGCAAGCGCGTTGATCAGGTTCATCCGAATTTGCGGCGGCTGACCGACCTTGTCTTTACTGAGACGGTCATCACGGATCGGCTGAACGAACTTGACTGCCTCTTCCTCGGCTTGCCTCACGGCGAGAGCATGAAATTGGTTCCGCGCTTGCCGGCATCGGTCAAGATCATTGATCTGGGCGGCGACTTCCGATTGAACGATGCTGCTCTGTTTGAGCAACACTACGGACAGGCGCACACAGCCATCGCTCAACAAAAGGAATTTGTTTATGGACTCAGCGAGCTCCATGCTCGTCAGATTGCAAAGGCGCGCTGCGTGGCCAATCCCGGTTGCTTTGCCACGGCCACGTTGCTTGGATTGGCTCCGTTGGTTGCGCATCGTCTGTTGCGTGGCAAGATCATCGTAGATGCGAAGACGGGTTCATCTGGCTCCGGCGCTAAACCGACAGCGAACACGCATCATCCGAAGCGGGTCAACAGCTTTTTCGCGTACAAGACCTTTGCGCACCAGCATCGGCCTGAAATCGTTCAAACACTGCGGTCGCTCGATCCTCAGTGGCAGGACGGGCTGATTTTTCAGACGCACTCGGCGCCGATGGTACGAGGCATTTTTGCTTCGATCTACGCCACACTGCAAACTCCGATGAGAGCCGGCCACATCGGGGATGTGATGAGCCGCTACTATCGCGACTGTTTCTTTGTTCGGCTGATTGACGGCTCGCCTGATGTCAATTGGGTCAAGAACACAAACTTTGTTGACATCGGTTGGGCAGTCAGCGGCGATGACCTGATCGTGTTTGTCGCCATTGACAACCTGGTCAAAGGGGCTGCCGGACAAGCTGTGCAAAACATGAACCTGATGTTTGGACTTGAAGAACAGACCGGGTTGATCTGGCCGGGGAGTCATCCATGA
- the argH gene encoding argininosuccinate lyase: MTKLWGGRFTGHTDEQFARFNASFRFDRRLFVADVRASLAYAEALRQAGVLTDEDAGKIRTGLEVILQRGQNEPQWIDAGIEQGVEDVHSFVEAELVKLVGEVGYKLHTGRSRNDQVATDLRLYLREAIDEAQAQLRNLQQALIALAEAHKDVAIAGYTHLQKAQPVLLAHYWLAYFEMFARDRQRLADARTRVNVLPLGSGALAGTNYPIDRQLLARLLEFGEISRNSLDAVSDRDFVIEFIGAAALIMMHLSRLSEDLILYSTAEFGFIELGDTVATGSSLMPQKKNPDALELIRGKAGRIFGHHVALLTVMKGLPLSYNKDLQEDKEPLFDTIDTVTDCLSVMRTVLDSIKIHPERMIAAASRDYLNATELADYLVRKGIPFRQAHELVGRVILSALEQGKQLDEISLDEYRQFSSLFDDDVYQVLSLDAVLAGKAVAGGTAPERVTEAVEEAKRRLSQ; encoded by the coding sequence ATGACGAAACTATGGGGCGGACGATTCACCGGCCACACTGATGAACAATTCGCGCGGTTCAATGCTTCTTTTCGATTTGATCGGCGGCTGTTCGTTGCCGACGTTCGCGCAAGCTTGGCCTATGCCGAGGCGTTGCGACAGGCCGGCGTGTTGACCGATGAAGACGCCGGCAAGATTCGGACCGGTTTAGAGGTCATCCTTCAACGGGGCCAGAACGAACCGCAATGGATTGACGCAGGCATCGAGCAGGGCGTCGAGGATGTGCACAGCTTCGTTGAAGCTGAGCTGGTGAAATTGGTCGGCGAGGTCGGTTACAAGCTGCACACCGGGCGCAGCCGAAATGATCAAGTTGCCACTGATCTGCGACTCTATTTGAGAGAGGCAATTGATGAGGCGCAAGCGCAGCTCCGAAACTTACAGCAAGCGCTAATAGCGTTGGCCGAAGCGCATAAGGATGTGGCCATCGCCGGTTACACGCATTTGCAGAAAGCGCAGCCGGTGCTGTTGGCGCATTACTGGCTCGCCTATTTTGAAATGTTCGCGCGTGACCGGCAACGGCTTGCCGATGCGCGCACGCGCGTGAATGTGTTGCCGCTCGGTTCAGGCGCATTGGCCGGGACCAATTATCCGATTGATCGGCAATTGCTGGCACGGCTGCTGGAGTTTGGTGAGATTTCTCGCAACAGCCTGGATGCCGTCAGCGACCGGGACTTCGTCATCGAGTTTATCGGCGCAGCGGCGCTCATCATGATGCACCTGAGCCGATTGTCTGAGGATTTGATCCTCTACTCGACAGCGGAGTTTGGGTTCATCGAACTTGGCGACACAGTGGCCACCGGCTCTTCGCTCATGCCGCAGAAAAAGAACCCGGACGCGCTGGAGCTGATTCGCGGCAAGGCCGGTCGCATCTTTGGCCATCACGTCGCATTACTCACAGTCATGAAAGGACTGCCGCTCAGCTACAATAAAGACCTTCAAGAAGACAAGGAGCCGCTCTTTGATACGATTGATACAGTGACAGACTGCTTGTCAGTGATGAGAACAGTTTTGGATAGCATCAAAATTCACCCGGAGCGCATGATTGCCGCTGCGAGCCGAGATTACCTGAACGCGACCGAGCTGGCTGACTATCTCGTGCGCAAAGGCATACCATTTCGCCAAGCGCATGAGTTGGTCGGGCGAGTCATTCTGTCTGCCTTGGAGCAGGGCAAACAGCTTGACGAAATTTCACTGGACGAGTACAGGCAATTTTCCTCGCTATTTGACGACGATGTGTATCAAGTTCTGTCACTCGATGCTGTGCTGGCCGGCAAGGCTGTAGCGGGCGGCACAGCTCCAGAACGTGTGACCGAAGCTGTGGAGGAAGCCAAACGGCGCTTGAGTCAGTAG